The genomic region AACGCCAGCCCTATCTGCGGGTCACCAACCTGTCCGAGGCAATGGAAGCGCTGAAGGATATGGGCTTTACGCTGATCGGACTGGATGGCGAGGCCGAGGTTACCCTTGATGCGGCTGTAGGCGCTGCGGGTGGCCGCGCGATTGGGCTTGTGCTGGGGGCGGAAGGGCCGGGCCTGCGGGAAAAGACCCGTGAGACCTGCGATGTGCTGGCCCGCATCCCCTTTGCCGGTGCCTTCGGCAGCCTGAACGTGTCGAATGCGGCGGCGGTATCCCTCTACGCGGCCACGCAGGCCGTCACCGCCAGGTGAACCCGTGATCACGAATCCGCGAAGGGTCTTTTGTGGGCGCTGCGGGTCCCTAAATGACAAAGTGGAGGCACGGGCCGGAACCCCGTCCTTGACTTCACTGTCCCTCGTTCCGCACTTGGCGCCCCGGGCTTGCCCTGTGGGCGCCTTTTTATTCAGGTGATGCCATGCCGACCGATGCCGAACTCCGCGATATCCTGACCACGGTAAAGACGATTGCCCTTGTGGGCTGGTCGCCAAAGCCCGACCGGCCAAGCCATCGGGTCGCTGCCTTTCTGGCGGCGCGGGGGTACCGGGTAATCCCGGTCAACCCGGGTCAAGCCGGGCAGGAGGCGCTGGGCGAGGTGGTCAAGGCGTCGCTGGCCGAAGTGGGGCCAGTGGACATGGTCGACATCTTTCGCCGCAGCGAAGAGGCGGGCGCTGTCGTTGACGAAGCGATTGCGGTGGGCGCCAAGGTGGTCTGGATGCAGCTTGGCGTGATCGACGAAGCTGCTGCCGCACGGGCGCGGGCCGCGGGGCTGCGGGTGGTGATGGACCGCTGCCCAGCCATCGAAATTCCGCGTTTGGGGCTGTAGGCATACCGGAATTTTCGAAAATTCCGGCTCGGAGCCTTT from Tabrizicola piscis harbors:
- a CDS encoding CoA-binding protein, with product MPTDAELRDILTTVKTIALVGWSPKPDRPSHRVAAFLAARGYRVIPVNPGQAGQEALGEVVKASLAEVGPVDMVDIFRRSEEAGAVVDEAIAVGAKVVWMQLGVIDEAAAARARAAGLRVVMDRCPAIEIPRLGL